The Apus apus isolate bApuApu2 chromosome 1, bApuApu2.pri.cur, whole genome shotgun sequence nucleotide sequence GTACTGATTGCTCCCAGTAGCTGTGCTGTCTCACTGAAAGATACCCGAGTTATCCCTACATCTTTCAACCTATCACCCATCAGAAAGTCTTTGCCCCTGGCTGAGCTGGAACCCTTGGCAAAGCAAAGAAGAATGAAGGGAGATGGCCACATGTACACCCATTGGGCATCAAAGAGCTATCACCCACCTGAGTGCACTATAAAATGCCAACTATTTTGTACCATTTAAGtgcttacaaaaatatttccatttgtaAAAAGTGTACAAAGTGACTTTACTCCACTGCAGGACACAAACAACACAGTTTGCAGCAGAGTACAGTGGTGCACCAACAAGACCAAAAATCAGTCCATTTACCTTCTAATTTAGTCTCTTCATGAGCCTTTCACAGGTAGGAAAGGGCATTTGTTCCAAGCTGTACCATAATCCTGCCATCTGCTTgcctttatttctatttataaCAGACATTAGAAATAGATCTGTAAATCTGTATTCTGATTCAGCCCACATTGTGCTTTGTGTGTACATTAGCTAAATGTACCCAGAACTGCCTGCTTTCAGTACATCAGGGTCACTACAATTCTGTTCAGCTCCATGTTTTCTGGATTAGGACTTGCTGCAATCTCAGAAGACAGCATTTATTGTGTACTTAGAGTCATGGTGGTCACCAGTGCTGGACACAACACCAAGAAGAGAGTGTTcagacagagctgtgctgttcaGCTGAAGCCAGAGAGTGGTATGTGCTCAGTCTGGGGCCACTTGGTACTGGTGTAGTGGGAAAACACACAGGGAGGTTTCTACAAACTGCCATTTGGCCCGTCTCCTTAATTTGAAAGACCTGGACACATGCCTGGAAACATCTGAATTCCAAGTGTTTAATTACTGGTtgtggaaaattaaaatttcttgaTTATCATTAGTTAATTTTTAACCTCCTTCACTACTTTTATGAAGTCCGCATATTGTTATCTAATCTCCAGCTGATGAAGGGTGAAGTAATGATCCTAATTCTGCCCCAAAACAGTTCATATCAGGGAGCAAAGTGTCAGTCTTTTGAAACAGTGCAAGCCTGGGACCAGACAGGAAAGATCAAGGCGTCACTATTCCCAGGCACATACTCTGTGACTGTTGCACCTAACTGCTACACTTTAGAGCTGGGAGGCAGGATCCTGCAATAAGGGCCATTGAATACTGTGGGAAAAACACATTGGGAAGCCCTAAAGACCCTGCATATCCTGCATCATTCAAGTCCTTGAGTGACTCTTGGTTACCATCCAGATGCACACTCTGAACTTCAGATTGTGCAGACTGTGGGGTGCACGCACGTGCTTCTGAAAGACATTTGAGTTAGGTGAAGGGCTGACAGGGGTGAGTAGGGCTTGAGAGCTTCAGTAAGGATCCACTCACATTGGCGGTTATTTGCAGATTGGAGAAGTCCTGGGGCTTCTTGCAGATCTCCCATTCCCTTTAGGTGGAAtaagctgggtttttttttgtattggcTTGGCCTGCAAACAGTGTGGGCTTTAGTGAGTACCCTGATTGATGCCTCCTCTTCTCAGGTgagtttctgtttgttttcatacattactgctgctgcctcccagggcAAGGGCTTTCCCTGAAATGCTCCATGTGGCAGATACAAAAACAAAGCTAGAGTGGTGGGCACAGAACGTCCTTTCCTTCCCCATGTAGGCATCTGGTGCCAATGATACAGACTTGTGCCCATATTATAGAGTAGACACCATTTGTTGCCTTTCTAGCAAGAAAGCCTGAGTTGACCTCAGAAGCACCAATAGGGAGCTGGTTCTTTGCTTGGTGTGTCTAGCTGCTATGTACATACAGCTCTGAAGCTTCTCTGTGTGGGAGTTCTACAGCCTTTCAGTGTGGGGAGAGGTAGGCAGCATCCAGGTCCTTGGGCAACCCTGGCTCATTCCCAGCACATCCCCTGTACTTCTCTCTGGACTGCTGGGACAGCTGTCAAAGTATCATTAACCTTCTGGCAAATATGAgcttgcacacacacagcccacAGGTCCTACTCCACCTTACGTGCTGAGCAGATGAATTTCTACATGGCTTCCTCTCACCACCACATCCCTCTGCAAGAGCATGTGCCTCACACACCAGTCAGGCCCACCTTACCAGTCACCAGCTAAGTGATGCTTTTGGTATTCACATTTAGGTTTACCTTGCATTGCTCTCCCCAAAGACACCCTAACggagagggaaagagagcaCCAGCACCAAGTCTGTTGTTGACAACTAGCAAGCAGTGGCTTCATACTTTTAGAGAGGTTTATTaaaaggctgaggaagaagaTACTTCTCTGAATGTAGCTCAGTCCTCTACCTTCACCTTCTaaggcttgcttttcttctttccatatTTGTCCTCCAATGCTTTCTGTACGTTAAGATCTAGTGCATGTTTCTTATACCATTCTCCTGTAAAGAAGGCAAATCATAGTTCAGTTACAGCCTCCCTTCTCAAGCCATTAACACTCAAGGATTTTTCTAGCTGTAAAGCTCCTAACTTGTGAAAATGTCAATTTCTAGAGCCCCCACACCTTTGCCCAAACCCATCCATTGTCCTTGGCAGAAGCCATCACCCATCTCAGGCAGAGAGATCACCCATCTCAGGAATTCAGCAAGGTAGTTTTCCTGGCAGAAACCATACCTAGCTCATCAGTTCTCCTTCCATGCCAATTCTTGGGGTCCCTGATTGccttctgaattatttcaggGGTGTAGGAATCTTTCATCAAGCTTTGGCTCTTCAGTGGGCCACCTgcaagaaacagcaaataagGAACTGTACACAGAAATCACCCCACTGCAGTCCTGGAATTGAGCAGGGGAGCAACACCAACACTTTCTAGAGCTCAGGAAAAGGCATATTTGACTGCAACACCTTTGATTGGGTGTGTGGCCCGGTGCTGAATAATAGCTTCCTCACCACCCAGGAGGGAGATTGTGGTTGGCAAATTATCTGCTTTTTATCTTCAAGTGtgagacacacacagagggTGTCACAAGCTATCATCTTTATTTGTATCCTAGTGCCCTTTCTTTAGTCAAGTGCCCACTTATCTCCTGTTGAATCCCCTCAGTCATGTGAGTAATTTCCTattcagcagcacagctccaccAGAAGCACCATATTACCACTCCAGGCCTTCTcagctccttttctgccaggaTGCTTAGCAAATAGTTCCCAACTGTGACTTCTCTTTTTATGCCCTCTTGACTTTTAGCCATTTCAGGGGggtttattttaatctgttatGCTTTCCTCTTCACCTTTTTTATTGTACCCTTTCCTTGATAATAATGGTGCTGAGCTCCCTGGGGAAAGATGTCCTTCCTTCCTGTGTGACTGAACAAATCCAGGCCAATGCAGTCTTGGCAACCCAGCAAAGCCTTGTCATGGAACATAATGTGGAAGGAAAATGAATCTGTCTCATGCTGATACATAAGAAACCAGAATCAGAGACAACTGTTTCAGAGTGTCTTGGATATGGTAACAAGGTAACAAGAAGAGGATGAATTCCCAATTTAAGTTTAGCTGGAGGGATCCCTGGGGTCCTTGGAACAGAGGATTGGGGAAGACATTGCAGAGCCACACATCTCTAAAGGTCTTGAAGAGAAACAGCATCATTAATGGCCCTGGAAGTAACTTGGGACTGGAGATGACAGGGGACTTTGAATTGCAAATGGTGTTCATTTGGACAGCTCTGAATGTGAAGGACAGGGTCATGATCCACCTCCACTTCTcacatcttggaaaaaaaaaatagaaaggacTACAACACATAGAAAGGAAGGCTCTAGCTTTCATTTCTTCAAGCACCACAGCCTGGAAAAGCAGTGACTGTGGATTGAAGGAATAAGAGGGGAAAGTGAGGGTCACCTACACTCAGATCTCTACTCAAAGCAATGTGGCTGCCTTGAGCCCAGGCAAAGTGTAGATGGAACCAGCTTTGAAGATCAGGCATAGGTATGGGTATCCACTCACCTTGGAATATATTTGACCTCAGGTTAAAACCCAGATGGTTGTAATCAGCAAAAGATGGAGGAGAGTCCAAGGGGTTTTTCAGCATTTTAGTACGGTCGCCGATTCTCTTCTGTCCCATGATTAACGCGGCCTCGCACAGAGCTCGACGTTCCTGAAAACCCAAAGAACGAGGAACCACTCTGAGTCCACATTCCTTAAGTGAAAGCAAACCCCTCATATTTCCACTCCCACATAAGTCTTTGAGTTATGACTAATCCCTGGGACCTGGGTCTGTCCTTGAGTCTCCCTCAGTGGCTGCTGTAGGCATTGTAATTGCATGGGATGAATAGGACTGATGAAAAGGGAATTAGGAAGGGATGATAGTGTTGGGACCTGGACTCAGTCCTGGTGCTACACTGTTTTGCCTTGCTGAGTTGGGACTCTGCCTGGCTACAGGAACCTTATAAATGGAAGAGGGGTgggaaaagataatttaaaaagacatgGGAAAGGCTTTCTGTGGAATGTGTCACTGCCCCATAGGGTGAAGCCCAAATCCATCCCCCTACATGTCTTCTATAAACTGCTAATATACTGCTAATATCCCACCCACTTAGCCTCCTGCTAAACCATAAAAACAGCCTTCAACCAGCCACAAAGGATACATGAAACAGCTTCGTCCAATACCTTGTCTTCCCTGGTAAGTTCATCTGCACTGGCTGATTTATATTTGCTACTATCAGAGATGGAGCTCGTTCTCTTTCTGTTCTCCAGAGGGAGCTTCCATTCTGCTTTCCCATCTGGCCCTAATGATGCTAAAGATTCTTTGGGACTTAATCTGTTGCAGGTCTCCTTGGCTTTTTCATAGCTGGCTTTGATGGTCTTCCTGGAAGATTCAGGTCCTCTAGACTTCAGGGTCTGGTGCTTGCCTGTTGCTGGTTCTTTAGTACTTGATGTGGATTTGGttccctctgcttccctctgcctggATATTGCAGAGTGGCGGTAGGTGTTGCTCCCCTCTCTTGGCTCATGCCCACtatcttctgtttcctcttcaaGTCTTCCTGAATTAAGACTCTCAGTGGAGGGAGTTTTGGTCTGGAGActctctttcctctgttttttattcTGAACACACTTTGCTGAAAGAGGTACTGGGGATTTAATAGACGTGGAGTTCTTTGCTCTTGCCTCAGCCACTGAGTCCTTGGAGATCTCCCAGGAGTCTCTGCTGGGGTTCCTTTGGGATGTTTCCTGTCTGCTGGGACATAAGCCTTCTAGAGGAAGctcttgtttctcttcctcaggTTCAacttgaagacaaaaataatagcTCAATGAATTTGATACTGTTTTGACAACAGGTGATACTGTAAATGAAGCTGGAAGCAACCAGACATGTCCTTGAGCCATTGTcagacaacaaaataaacagtaaagGTCACAaataaggaaagagaaaaaaaaacaccccaaacaaacaactaagCAGTGTTATACCAGTATTCCTCCAGAACCAGGCAAAGGTTCCTGAGGAGCAAGAGATGAACATGCAAGGAAGTGCAGAAGGAAATATCTTGTGGTGAAGCACACAGGCAAAGGTCTGTGTTTTCTTATGTGTAGGGGCTCCTCCAAACCATGATGACTCTCACTCTCAGGAACATGCAGTTGTAGTCTCTGTGGCTCATCAGCATTTGCTGATGAATTCAGAGGACATCAGTGGCTCATTGTGCTTGTGCAGGGAGTAGTGAGACAAGTCACAGTttggacagggaactgcttgaaagagtccagcgcagagccacaaagatgattaagggagtggaacatctcccttatgaggaaaggctgagggagctgggtctctttagtttggagaaaaggagactgaggggtgacctcatcaatgtttacaaatacgtaaagggtgagtgtcaagaagatggagttaagcttttttcagtgatgaccagtgataggacaaggagtaatggatacaaattggagcataggaggtttaaggtgaatatcagaaaaattttttttactgtgagagtgacagagcactggaacaggctgcccagagaggttgtggagtctccttctctggagacattcaaaacccacctggacgccttcctgtgtgatgtactctaggtgaccctgctctggcgggggggttggactagatgatctttcgaggtcccttccaacccctatgtttctatgattctatgattctatgaagtccACTAGTGGAGGAAGACAAGCTTGGCATGGAGTGATCTTAGCCCATCAGTCCATGGCACATGGGATCCCTGTCTGAGTAGTTTCCTTTCACAGAGGTACGTGCTCAatgggagggagggaatgaCATGCAGCCTCACAAGCTGTACTGCAGAGCAAGCTATAAAGGAGGAACAGCTTCTCTGACATCTTGCTTACCTGAAGTACTTCTGGCCAGCACATAGTCACAGTCGTCAGGGGAAGGGGAAGTTGGAATGTCTAGCACTTCCttggaagagaaacaaaggcTCTGTCAGGCTCAGAGGTGGGAAGGAAGGGGATGGTGGTCCTGCTCATCTTTAGATAACAATAGGTTATTCTCACACAAATGTATTATACACCTTCTGATAAAGATAGTGCTTCCCCTGCCTACCTGCATGGCTGGTCCTACAACCCATGATCATCTCAGattaaaaagcacagaagtCCTGCAGGGTTTCACATCAACAGCTCACATGGGACAGCCTGCCTAGGACACGGCCAGCCAGCGTCTCTGTGGAACACTGAGCTGCAAGAGTTCTCACAGGTAATGCTGCCGACACAAGccaaattggaaaaaaactcagacaaaatgtgattttttcagtctgaaacaCCTAGAGATGTCAGACCTGTCATGTGCTGTACAACTACAAAAGCTCTTTTCTTTGGTGCATTAAAATAAGGCCATAAAAAGTGAGGAGAGGAGGtgatgctgagggggctggaagCCTTCCACTCCAGAGGTAACTCACCAGGGCTGACTTGAACCAGCAGCTTGTGTTCTACTCTGTACCAGTACTTTGGAGCAGCATGTCTGGTACAACACTGGGATCTTGAAGTTACTGTATTAATCAGACTCCAGGAGTCAATGCTGTGTGCTCTGCAAGATCTTAAAGAcctcttccaaccaaaatggttctatgattctacgattcaGATACAGAACCTCTCCCACATAAAGAACAGAGCTACAAGAGCTAAAGAGAGGAAGCCAGTCCCAGCTCACAGGGACTGTATTCATTTCCACCTCCTACCTAAGAATACGTCTGTTTGTTATTATTACTACATTCAGTGGAAAGAACTTTCCAGTCTGCTGTTGTAGAAATTCCTCCTCTCCTATTTCTTCCAAAGAAGAATTTCTGTGTAATGAGGCAAGGTGCTCATTTCCCAAATCCTGTTCATTGATAGCTTTCATTTTGCCAGTTTCTCCTGGATAAAAGGACACTGAAGCCTGCAACTGTTCCTGCTTTCTAGTTTGTAGCTGTATGTGATGTTATTGTTGTTGCTTATTGTTCATTTTACTTCTGAGCCTGAAGGTCTGAAGTCAAAGCACCACTCTGCGACTCCCACATACTGACGTCAAGAAGGATTTTAAGGCCATTTTACCATCCTCCTAGATAACAGAAGCCACAGACTTCGGTCTACTTATTCCTCTGCAAAGCCAATTCTGGGAGGGACAACAGATGATGCACCAGAAAACATGTATCTTGATCGAAGAGTGATTAAATTTGATCTTtctttctgaatgaaaaaaaccacctcaaaaAACACGTTTACTTTCCTAATACTCTGAGTTTCCTGACATGCAGCCATGGAGGAAAGAGGGAGCTGTCTTTCCAGGGGAAAAATTAACCTACTCAGGCAGGTGAAGGAATTGGTATGTCTTGCTCACCAGCCATAACATGTGGACAACAAAGGTTTCACATACCACTTCTGGCTAGGCCTCCAAAACATGAGGAGATTTCAGTAACTTTTCAGACCTGAGAAGCTCCATAGGTATAAAAATGACActggattttaaattttttttcttgtttttcaaaaagaaaagatccAGGATTAAACATGAGACAAAGCCTCTTGCACTCTTCCATAACTACCTCTCTCACCTGGTCCATGATCCCTGATGTGGTGCCACAGTCACTTGTTCAGGTCCTGCTGAAGTCCAGGTATGGAGCTGGTATGGAACAGTTGCTAGGGAACAACCCTCCCTCTATCTATGAGCTGTAGTCTCCACGGGAACCAGAGGAAACATGGTAGAGAGCAGGGTCATCCTTGCTGATTGAAAGAACAAGGAGAGTGAAAAGGAGAGTAAAAGGCTCATGTCTCATGAAACATCTGTGCCCAGATGTTCTCATCACATACATAGGAATTTCTTGAGACTTCTGTAACACAGTCGCAATAAATCAACAAGGCTGTatttcagcagcactggatCTCCTAGTGTCTCCAAATGCTTCACATGAGCTCAGTGATTCCCATcagagagaaaggggaaggtGTCTCCAttttccacattaaaaaaatagagatgGTGGGCTGGAAAAAGGTCTTACATTAAGTCAATGTCAGAACCACAGCTTGGTCCTCCTGCGTTCAGCATCCAGTGCTGTATTTTAGCCCTAGACTTAGTCTCCAGGGAAGAGTGCAACTCTTCTTCATGTTGCAGAGCTACTTTTCCCACCCAGAACAAGCAAGTCACGGGCAACAGAGAAGAATTAGAAATATTCACAGACATATAATCTTAGAAGTAGATTTTATTCGCTGTGAGAAACCGAAAGGTGAATAGGAATCTACCAGTGATTCttagaaaagaaaggcaaacTATCAatcaacatgattttttttttcacttccacctcctcccttcccttgtACCCTGATCTGGAGGCAGCTGTGTGGTCTCCTTGCCCAAGAAACAACTCTCCCTCTAGGCCTTGTTGCGCTTCAACTCAGAGACCTTGTAGCGAGCTGGGGCACGGTGGAACCACTCTGACCAGGAACCATCATAAATAGCCACGTCACGCTTGCCACACAGGTAGGCTGCCAAGGCAATGTGACATGCCGTGACGCCTTTGCGGCACGTGGCTGCAAGTGGCTTGGAGAGATCCACATTCTTCTCACGGAATATTTGTTGGATCTCCTCAATGCTCTTCTCATGGCCAGTTTCTGTTAGGAACGAGTGGAAGGGGATGTTCACAGCGCCAGGGATGTGACCAGATTCCAGCCCTGCAAGGGtgaacaagaaaagcaaacatgagCAAGGAGTCGTTAACACAGGTGATGGAAGACACCTACAAAAGAGACACTGAAGAAACATCACCGCAGATACTCCTCCTCTCTCCAAGATACTGATTTGTTTCAGGTGATGATGAAGATTCAAAGCAGTATGGGGCTAAAAAGAGGAGTATTTACCCCCGAAAGCAGTGACAGGTATGAATCTGAGTAAGTCCTAGACGTGACAAGAATCAAAGAACCACTACAGAAAAGATCCTAACAAAGGCATTAAGGGGATTTGTATAAAGAAGAATGTAGCAGGGCAGTTCTGACCTTCCCCAAGCATGCCAGCAGTGTGTAGTGACACAGTTTTCAGAAGCAGGATGTGTGGCTTGTACGTGGAATTTGTGAAGGTGGTTGTCTGTTCACAGTTTATTCCTTTGCCACCTTaactttgtatttcagaaaagtaaaGCAACCTGAAGTCAGCCACATTACTGCTAAGGCAGCTACTGTGGGGCAATGGGGACAAAGAAGTGAGAATTTAgattttctgtcacttttaGATACTCCATGGATGAAATCAGCATGGGCTCTGTTTTTTCACTGGTACAGCTGACAGCTTCAGGTGAGTTTAAAGTTCCATCTCAAGAACAAGGTATttagagagaagcagaaatataaatatgatGGATAAGGTTTTCATCATGGCCTTGAAATTCAAACTCTGTCACTACAGGCTTAATCAAAGTCCACCACACTAAGTGGAAACTTTTCCACTGACTTTGTTAGGCTTTGATTCAAGCCTCACTGGAGCAGGAAACATTATATATTaagctgaaaatgcatttcaggGAATGGCTCCTTGCTAGGTTTGAACTTCTAATGAGATAGCCCTGGGAAGGTCATATAAATAGTACTTTGTTTCACTGAGAGCTTTCCATTTGCCTAAGTCATCAGGGTACCTGGTTTTAGGAGATGGGAGAGTCTGGGGCAGAGAACCTTTATCACCCTTAAATTATTAAAGTATACCCAGTCAGAGATGGACATCACACTTCATAATGACACTGCAGTTTGGTTGCTCATGCAGAGCGATGTCATGACATGATGAGATATGTCATATGGGGAAACCAGGGCTTGGGCAGGGTACTGTGGAAGGGATTTTTGCTCTGCTGGACAGAAACTGAGAGCCTAAAGAGAGCTGAAGCTGCCCTGAGCCAGCTTCAAAAAATTGCTCCCAGTTCCAGATGGaccctctttttctcttgattCATCCTCCCTGACTGCCTCAGAAATTTGGCACTGTTGTGTACTTGTCACCTTTTGTATCCTTCAGGAGTGTTGAGCACTACAGGGAGAAGTCAGGAGAAAAACTGCTGACTTCTGGAGGGAcgaacattaaaacaaaaccaaaacaagcaaacaaacaaaaccaacaacaaaaacccaaacaacaacaacaaaaccccaacacaaaaaaacaaccatgctTTGGACTGATGCTTCCATTGCTTTTTTCCAGTTCCAGAAAATAAGTTTATAATTTCAGTACAGAGAACTGCAAA carries:
- the TEX33 gene encoding testis-expressed protein 33 isoform X2, coding for MDQEVLDIPTSPSPDDCDYVLARSTSVEPEEEKQELPLEGLCPSRQETSQRNPSRDSWEISKDSVAEARAKNSTSIKSPVPLSAKCVQNKKQRKESLQTKTPSTESLNSGRLEEETEDSGHEPREGSNTYRHSAISRQREAEGTKSTSSTKEPATGKHQTLKSRGPESSRKTIKASYEKAKETCNRLSPKESLASLGPDGKAEWKLPLENRKRTSSISDSSKYKSASADELTREDKERRALCEAALIMGQKRIGDRTKMLKNPLDSPPSFADYNHLGFNLRSNIFQGGPLKSQSLMKDSYTPEIIQKAIRDPKNWHGRRTDELGEWYKKHALDLNVQKALEDKYGKKKSKP
- the TEX33 gene encoding testis-expressed protein 33 isoform X1, producing MAQGHVWLLPASFTVSPVVKTVSNSLSYYFCLQVEPEEEKQELPLEGLCPSRQETSQRNPSRDSWEISKDSVAEARAKNSTSIKSPVPLSAKCVQNKKQRKESLQTKTPSTESLNSGRLEEETEDSGHEPREGSNTYRHSAISRQREAEGTKSTSSTKEPATGKHQTLKSRGPESSRKTIKASYEKAKETCNRLSPKESLASLGPDGKAEWKLPLENRKRTSSISDSSKYKSASADELTREDKERRALCEAALIMGQKRIGDRTKMLKNPLDSPPSFADYNHLGFNLRSNIFQGGPLKSQSLMKDSYTPEIIQKAIRDPKNWHGRRTDELGEWYKKHALDLNVQKALEDKYGKKKSKP